Proteins encoded together in one Anaerotignum propionicum DSM 1682 window:
- a CDS encoding ABC transporter substrate-binding protein has translation MKKFLAFTMATIMSLVALSGCGSSSPQPGKDSASGNVPVIGISQYGQHASLDNCREGFLQGLEESGLVEGKDFTVDYQNAGFDDNITTQIAQNFSANNVALMCAIATPSATACFAAAEDKNIPVIFTAITDPVKAKLDKGNITGTSDKLPIEAQLELIRTLQPDAKTIGILYTTSEPNSVSAIAEYQEKGPSYGFTIETIGVTQQAEVLQAADNMIAKGVDCISNLTDNNVVGVLPSILEKTNEAGIPVYGSEIEQVKIGCVASAGIDYVLLGKQTGAMAAKILKGEAKAEELPYETITSFDTYINSKALADMGMKIPADIAEKAIEAAN, from the coding sequence ATGAAAAAATTTTTAGCATTTACAATGGCAACGATAATGAGTTTGGTGGCACTTTCTGGTTGCGGAAGCAGTAGTCCTCAACCCGGTAAAGATAGTGCAAGTGGAAATGTCCCTGTCATTGGTATTTCTCAGTATGGTCAGCATGCATCATTAGATAACTGTAGAGAGGGATTTTTGCAAGGTCTTGAGGAGAGTGGTTTGGTAGAAGGCAAAGATTTTACTGTCGACTATCAGAATGCCGGCTTTGATGATAACATTACAACACAAATTGCGCAGAATTTTTCGGCAAATAATGTGGCTTTGATGTGTGCAATTGCAACACCTTCAGCAACTGCCTGTTTTGCAGCAGCAGAGGATAAAAATATTCCTGTTATATTTACAGCAATTACAGACCCTGTAAAGGCGAAATTAGATAAAGGTAACATTACCGGAACAAGCGATAAACTTCCTATTGAGGCACAGCTTGAACTGATTCGTACACTACAACCTGATGCAAAAACAATTGGCATTCTTTATACAACAAGCGAGCCAAACTCCGTATCTGCAATTGCAGAGTATCAGGAAAAAGGCCCTTCCTATGGATTTACTATTGAAACCATTGGTGTTACTCAGCAGGCAGAGGTTTTACAGGCCGCTGACAATATGATTGCCAAGGGTGTGGATTGTATTTCAAATTTGACAGATAATAATGTGGTAGGTGTATTGCCTTCTATTTTAGAAAAAACAAACGAAGCAGGTATTCCTGTTTATGGTAGCGAAATTGAGCAGGTAAAGATTGGTTGTGTAGCTTCCGCCGGAATTGATTATGTTTTGTTAGGAAAACAGACGGGTGCAATGGCAGCAAAAATTTTAAAAGGTGAAGCCAAAGCTGAGGAATTGCCTTATGAAACAATCACAAGCTTCGACACTTATATTAACTCTAAGGCTTTGGCAGATATGGGTATGAAAATCCCCGCTGACATTGCAGAAAAGGCAATTGAAGCTGCAAATTAA
- a CDS encoding ABC transporter permease: MVFVDLLISTLTQGFIYALLSYGVFITYKILDFPDLTVDGSFPLGAAITGVLLIHGVNPFLVLLISAAIGALAGFITGYIHVRLGVRDLLAGIITMTALFSINLQIAGSNLAVGRDIDTIFNAAPIMAMLGSMPLMMRKFIVSLILALVVKLLLDLYLKTKSGLLLRAVGDNSTLVTTLAKDKGTTKILGLVIANALVALCGSVVCQEQRSFSSTMGTGQVVFGLATVIIGTTLFRRFGFVKGTTAVLTGSIFYKICIQVAISLGLPANLLKLAMAVLFLVILVLGDRKKGGAEHA, encoded by the coding sequence ATGGTTTTTGTTGATTTGTTGATTAGTACACTGACACAGGGATTTATTTATGCATTGTTATCCTATGGTGTTTTTATTACCTATAAAATATTGGATTTTCCTGACTTAACTGTGGATGGCAGCTTCCCTTTGGGAGCGGCTATCACAGGAGTGCTCTTGATTCATGGAGTGAATCCTTTTTTGGTACTTTTAATCTCTGCGGCTATTGGAGCGCTAGCAGGTTTTATAACAGGATATATCCACGTTAGATTGGGTGTTAGAGATTTGCTTGCGGGGATTATAACAATGACAGCCTTATTCTCCATTAATTTGCAAATTGCCGGTTCAAATCTTGCAGTTGGTCGGGATATTGACACGATTTTCAATGCAGCTCCTATTATGGCAATGCTAGGTTCAATGCCCTTAATGATGCGAAAATTTATTGTTTCTTTGATTTTAGCTCTAGTTGTAAAGCTTCTTTTGGATTTATATCTAAAGACAAAGAGCGGATTGCTTTTGCGGGCAGTGGGAGATAACAGTACTTTGGTTACGACTTTGGCAAAGGATAAAGGCACAACAAAAATTTTAGGACTTGTAATAGCAAATGCACTGGTCGCCCTTTGTGGTAGTGTAGTTTGTCAAGAACAAAGATCATTTTCCAGCACAATGGGAACGGGGCAGGTTGTATTCGGCTTGGCGACCGTTATTATTGGTACCACTTTGTTCCGTCGTTTTGGTTTTGTGAAGGGAACAACAGCAGTTCTGACAGGTAGTATTTTTTACAAAATTTGCATTCAGGTTGCTATAAGCTTGGGGCTTCCTGCAAACCTTTTAAAATTGGCTATGGCTGTGCTGTTCTTAGTTATTCTGGTTTTGGGCGACAGAAAGAAAGGCGGTGCAGAACATGCTTGA
- a CDS encoding ABC transporter ATP-binding protein — MLELKNITKIYNPGQVTEMCLFDKFNLTVGDGQFVSIVGSNGSGKTSMLNIICGSIPIEGGEVLVGGKDIAKMKDFQRYRSIGRVYQNPSMGTCPNLTMLENMSLADNKGKTFGLSFGINKARENFYKEQLSILGLGLENKMDVKVGALSGGQRQAAALIMSTLTPIEFLILDEHTAALDPKTAEIIMDLTAKVVKEKNLTAMMVTHNLRYAVEYGNRLVMMDKGGMVMDLMEEEKSKLKVQDILDVFTSISIECGN, encoded by the coding sequence ATGCTTGAGTTGAAAAATATCACAAAAATTTATAACCCGGGTCAAGTTACAGAAATGTGCTTATTTGATAAGTTTAACCTTACTGTGGGTGATGGGCAGTTTGTTTCTATTGTGGGTAGTAATGGCAGTGGAAAAACCTCTATGCTGAATATTATTTGTGGCAGTATCCCCATTGAGGGTGGGGAAGTACTGGTTGGTGGAAAAGATATTGCAAAGATGAAGGATTTTCAGCGCTATCGCTCCATTGGCCGTGTGTATCAGAACCCATCTATGGGCACTTGCCCGAACTTAACCATGCTGGAGAATATGTCTTTGGCGGATAATAAAGGGAAAACATTTGGACTGTCTTTTGGAATCAATAAAGCAAGAGAGAATTTTTATAAAGAACAGCTCTCTATTTTAGGCCTTGGTTTGGAGAATAAAATGGATGTGAAGGTTGGAGCGCTCTCCGGTGGACAACGACAAGCCGCCGCTCTGATTATGTCAACATTAACCCCCATAGAGTTTTTAATTTTGGATGAGCATACAGCTGCATTAGATCCAAAAACGGCAGAAATCATTATGGATTTAACGGCGAAGGTAGTGAAAGAAAAAAATTTGACTGCTATGATGGTTACTCATAACTTAAGATACGCCGTTGAGTATGGAAATCGCCTGGTTATGATGGATAAGGGCGGTATGGTTATGGATTTGATGGAGGAAGAAAAGAGTAAGTTAAAAGTGCAGGACATTTTGGATGTATTTACTTCAATCAGTATTGAGTGCGGCAATTAA
- a CDS encoding RrF2 family transcriptional regulator: MKISTKGRYGIRLMLSLAINYEKGTLSLKNIAKEQEISEKYLEQIINPLTKADLVKSFRGAQGGYTLSRSPKDISVGEILQVLEGSLSPVACVDSPTCPNSDNCVSLSLWRRMKDALDEVVDNTTLDSMAQEYLEKEAGKRKSHL; encoded by the coding sequence ATGAAAATTTCAACCAAAGGGCGTTACGGAATTCGTTTAATGCTCTCTTTGGCAATTAATTACGAAAAAGGAACACTTTCTTTAAAAAACATTGCAAAGGAACAAGAAATTTCTGAAAAATATTTGGAACAAATCATCAATCCCCTGACGAAGGCGGATTTGGTAAAAAGCTTTCGAGGTGCACAAGGGGGATATACCCTTTCAAGAAGCCCCAAAGACATTTCAGTAGGCGAGATTTTACAAGTTTTAGAGGGCTCCCTTTCTCCTGTGGCTTGCGTTGATTCTCCTACCTGCCCAAATTCAGATAACTGTGTTTCCCTTTCTTTGTGGAGACGAATGAAGGATGCCCTGGATGAGGTGGTGGATAATACAACCTTGGATAGTATGGCGCAGGAATATCTTGAAAAAGAGGCGGGAAAGCGAAAAAGTCACTTATAG
- a CDS encoding YbaK/EbsC family protein, whose amino-acid sequence MSIEKVRAYLQELNCPKEILVFETSSATVDLAAQAAGVIPARISKTLCLMSKDGPIVVAVAGDAKIDNRKFKDSFGLKAKMLSPEETLEATGHAVGGVCPFALPEGTKAYADISMKRFETVFPAAGSSNSAIEFTCDELFQYGKCVNWVDICKGWEEE is encoded by the coding sequence ATGTCAATTGAAAAAGTTCGGGCATACTTACAAGAACTGAACTGCCCTAAAGAAATTTTGGTATTTGAAACTTCCAGTGCCACCGTTGATTTGGCGGCGCAGGCAGCTGGAGTAATCCCCGCGCGTATATCTAAAACACTATGTTTAATGTCAAAAGATGGCCCTATCGTCGTTGCTGTTGCAGGCGATGCCAAAATTGATAATAGAAAATTTAAGGATAGCTTCGGATTAAAGGCCAAAATGTTATCACCCGAAGAAACCTTAGAAGCCACTGGACATGCTGTAGGTGGCGTTTGCCCTTTTGCTCTGCCTGAAGGGACTAAGGCCTATGCAGATATCTCAATGAAACGTTTTGAAACAGTTTTTCCCGCCGCCGGCAGCAGTAACTCCGCCATTGAATTTACCTGTGATGAATTATTTCAGTACGGAAAATGTGTGAACTGGGTTGATATCTGCAAAGGTTGGGAAGAAGAATAG
- a CDS encoding amino acid adenylation domain-containing protein, whose translation MIRNILEYLEATATKFPEKIAFTGKEEALTFQELLILSKRIGTFLLRYGKRNAPVAVMMEKTPKSVAAFLGCVFSGNFYTPIDSTMPKERILSIFQTLQPQVLLIDEKSKKAAEYLEYAGETVVFEEIATTEVAEEALAKIRKSAIDADPLYALFTSGSTGVPKGVIITHHSVINLTEWYTETFDITEKETIGNQAPFYFDSSVKDIYAVLKTGATMEIIPKQLFSFPIKLMEYLEEKKINYVDWVPSAFCIVANTGTLEKIAPQCLKKIAFCGEIMPTKQYNMWRKKYPQAVFANIYGPTEATVDCTYYIVDREFADDEPLPIGYPCRNTDIFILNGDRLAKEGETGELCIRGRCLAPGYYNNPEKTEEAFIQNPLNLHYPEKIYKTGDIAKYNEYGEIIFLARKDHQIKHMGHRIELGEIEAAVNSIDLVKNGACIYDSETQKIILFYCGSEATQSYILKKLKDKVPKYMFPNVMLQLEEMPHTLNGKIDRLRLKEYYDRKND comes from the coding sequence ATGATACGTAATATTTTAGAATATTTAGAAGCAACAGCCACAAAATTTCCTGAAAAAATAGCCTTTACGGGTAAAGAGGAAGCCCTTACCTTTCAGGAACTTTTGATTCTAAGCAAAAGAATCGGAACTTTTCTATTAAGATATGGAAAAAGGAATGCACCGGTGGCGGTTATGATGGAAAAAACACCAAAATCAGTAGCGGCCTTTTTAGGCTGTGTTTTCAGTGGGAATTTTTATACCCCTATAGATTCCACAATGCCTAAGGAACGTATTTTATCTATTTTTCAAACATTACAGCCCCAGGTGCTTTTGATTGATGAAAAAAGCAAAAAGGCTGCAGAGTATTTAGAATATGCAGGCGAAACAGTGGTGTTTGAAGAAATAGCTACTACAGAGGTGGCGGAAGAAGCATTGGCTAAGATTCGAAAATCTGCCATAGATGCTGATCCCCTTTATGCTTTGTTTACCTCCGGCTCAACAGGGGTACCCAAAGGCGTTATTATTACCCATCATTCCGTTATCAACCTGACAGAATGGTATACGGAGACCTTTGATATTACCGAGAAAGAAACCATTGGAAATCAAGCACCCTTTTATTTTGATTCTTCTGTAAAAGATATTTATGCTGTTTTAAAAACAGGGGCGACTATGGAAATCATTCCGAAGCAGCTATTTTCTTTTCCCATAAAGCTGATGGAGTATTTGGAGGAAAAGAAAATAAATTATGTGGATTGGGTACCCTCTGCTTTTTGCATAGTGGCAAATACGGGAACGTTGGAAAAAATTGCGCCTCAGTGCTTGAAAAAAATTGCTTTTTGCGGTGAAATTATGCCTACAAAGCAGTATAATATGTGGAGGAAAAAATATCCCCAAGCAGTATTTGCCAATATCTATGGTCCTACGGAGGCAACGGTGGATTGTACCTATTATATTGTTGATAGAGAATTTGCCGATGACGAACCTTTGCCCATAGGATATCCTTGCAGAAATACAGATATCTTTATTCTAAACGGAGACCGTTTGGCTAAGGAAGGGGAAACAGGAGAGCTTTGTATCCGTGGCAGATGTCTTGCGCCAGGGTATTATAACAACCCCGAAAAAACCGAGGAGGCATTTATCCAAAATCCCCTAAACCTTCACTACCCGGAAAAAATATATAAAACCGGGGATATAGCAAAGTATAATGAATATGGCGAGATTATTTTTTTGGCAAGAAAAGACCATCAAATAAAGCATATGGGTCACCGCATCGAGTTGGGCGAGATTGAAGCGGCAGTAAATTCCATTGATTTAGTGAAAAACGGTGCCTGCATATATGATAGTGAAACCCAAAAAATCATATTATTTTATTGCGGTAGTGAGGCAACACAAAGCTATATTTTAAAAAAGCTAAAGGATAAGGTGCCTAAGTATATGTTTCCCAATGTGATGCTCCAGTTAGAGGAGATGCCACATACTTTAAACGGAAAAATAGACAGGCTGCGCCTAAAGGAGTATTATGATAGAAAAAATGATTGA
- a CDS encoding GNAT family N-acetyltransferase codes for MIEKMIDGWAFWQEIAKRLSKGQRTNFFFSEEEVLLLVQQEKFSRFDFADSAYFFLKEDQFYRLFYFLDKENSPEVLPAFAEPIILEEVLLANKERLPSQDDWEKVGFQAYLERKRMYIMSKNVIMEERKITFARENLLEDIFQLMLESFEPFSSALPTKEALLADILNQRVLVSLQNQKLLGFLHFGEMKQGSMLWHIAVKPEARGLGVGEGLVRDWLFVQKDIAKKFFLWVRTDNLSALRMYDKFGFLPDGRLAPVMIKTT; via the coding sequence ATGATAGAAAAAATGATTGATGGCTGGGCTTTTTGGCAGGAAATTGCCAAGAGACTTTCAAAGGGACAGAGAACAAACTTCTTCTTTTCTGAGGAAGAGGTGCTTCTGTTGGTGCAACAAGAAAAATTCAGTCGTTTTGATTTTGCTGACAGTGCTTATTTTTTTCTAAAAGAAGATCAATTTTACCGCCTTTTTTATTTTTTAGATAAGGAAAATAGTCCTGAGGTATTGCCTGCTTTTGCTGAACCGATTATACTGGAAGAAGTGCTTTTGGCAAATAAGGAACGGCTTCCCTCTCAGGATGATTGGGAAAAAGTGGGTTTTCAGGCATATTTAGAACGTAAACGGATGTATATCATGTCCAAAAACGTTATAATGGAAGAAAGGAAGATAACCTTTGCTAGGGAAAATTTGCTGGAGGATATTTTTCAGCTGATGCTTGAAAGTTTTGAGCCTTTTTCCTCTGCATTGCCCACAAAGGAGGCACTCCTTGCAGATATTTTAAATCAGAGAGTATTGGTTTCATTGCAAAACCAAAAGCTACTGGGTTTTTTGCATTTTGGAGAGATGAAGCAGGGGAGTATGCTCTGGCATATTGCGGTGAAGCCCGAAGCAAGGGGCTTGGGGGTTGGAGAAGGGCTTGTGCGGGACTGGTTATTTGTGCAGAAAGATATTGCCAAGAAGTTTTTCCTATGGGTAAGAACGGACAACCTTTCCGCTTTACGAATGTATGATAAGTTCGGGTTTTTGCCTGATGGCAGGTTAGCACCCGTAATGATAAAAACCACATAA
- a CDS encoding acyl carrier protein, translated as METLLKILAELRPDVDFEGNKELVDSGELDSFDIVSLVGELCEAYEIEIGAEDIVPENFNSVEAIMALVERLQED; from the coding sequence ATGGAAACACTTTTGAAAATTTTAGCTGAATTAAGACCGGACGTTGATTTTGAGGGAAATAAGGAATTGGTGGACAGCGGTGAGTTGGATTCCTTTGACATCGTTTCTTTGGTTGGTGAATTATGTGAAGCTTATGAAATTGAGATAGGCGCTGAGGACATTGTTCCTGAAAATTTCAATTCTGTTGAAGCAATTATGGCTTTGGTGGAAAGATTGCAGGAAGATTGA
- a CDS encoding MBOAT family O-acyltransferase: MAFTSVQFVVFLVLAATLYFLTPKRYRWVTLLIVNYVFYFFAGAGYFLYLLATTITIFLGGLKLGNMSAKNKADFAAIKGTLDKEQKKAWKANFIKRKRAVLIPTMLFNLGILAVLKYSGFVGGNLNALFGRFSINLEMPVYSFLLPLGISFYTFQSVGYLIDVYREKYEPERNLAQFALFISFFPQIVQGPIGRYNDLAEQLYRPNSFSYERVKFGVQLMLWGAFKKLVIADRAKVIVDTVFGYPETFGGTYVAVAALVYCIQLYGDFSGGIDIATGAAQVLGIQLEKNFERPYLATSIPDFWRRWHITLGAWFRDYVFYPLSLSKFFTKVGKKGRQLFGNYIGKLLPVLIPQFIIFFLIGIWHGAEWKYIAFGFYNGTLIVLGILFDQPLKKLIQKFEIRTECFSWHLFRVLKTLVLVALGKIITRAPGVGASVYMMHSMLRNWNSDILINGGLLKLGLDIQDLWLLFLSSLVFLTVSLLQESGVQIRQALSKQNILFRWFIYLAAIFSLIMFGVYGLNYNASDFIYRGF, encoded by the coding sequence ATGGCTTTTACTTCGGTACAATTTGTGGTTTTCCTGGTTTTGGCGGCCACGTTATATTTCCTAACCCCGAAGCGTTACCGTTGGGTAACGCTTTTGATTGTTAATTATGTTTTTTATTTTTTTGCAGGGGCAGGATACTTTCTTTATTTGCTGGCAACAACAATAACAATATTTCTCGGAGGACTTAAGCTGGGCAATATGTCCGCTAAAAATAAGGCGGATTTTGCGGCAATAAAGGGAACATTAGATAAAGAACAAAAAAAAGCATGGAAAGCCAATTTTATAAAAAGGAAACGGGCTGTTTTAATTCCAACCATGCTTTTTAACCTTGGTATTTTGGCAGTATTAAAATATTCAGGTTTTGTTGGCGGTAATTTAAATGCTTTGTTTGGGCGCTTTTCCATTAATTTGGAAATGCCTGTCTACAGCTTTTTATTGCCTTTGGGAATTTCTTTTTATACCTTTCAATCAGTAGGGTATTTGATTGATGTTTATCGGGAAAAATATGAACCAGAGCGTAATTTAGCACAGTTTGCTTTGTTTATATCCTTTTTCCCCCAGATTGTGCAAGGACCCATTGGCAGATATAATGATCTGGCGGAACAGCTTTATCGACCCAACAGCTTTTCTTATGAAAGGGTAAAGTTTGGCGTGCAGTTGATGCTATGGGGTGCTTTTAAAAAGCTTGTGATTGCAGATCGGGCAAAGGTGATTGTGGATACGGTTTTTGGATATCCGGAAACCTTTGGTGGTACTTATGTTGCGGTAGCGGCTTTGGTTTACTGCATTCAGCTTTATGGAGATTTCTCCGGCGGTATTGATATTGCCACGGGGGCTGCTCAGGTATTGGGTATTCAATTAGAAAAGAACTTTGAGAGGCCTTATTTGGCAACCAGTATTCCTGATTTTTGGCGTAGATGGCACATTACCTTGGGTGCATGGTTTCGAGATTATGTTTTTTATCCCCTTTCTTTATCAAAATTTTTTACAAAGGTGGGAAAAAAGGGACGTCAGCTTTTTGGAAATTATATTGGTAAATTATTACCTGTTTTGATTCCCCAGTTTATCATTTTCTTCCTCATTGGTATTTGGCATGGGGCAGAATGGAAATATATTGCCTTTGGTTTTTACAATGGCACACTGATCGTTTTAGGAATTTTGTTTGATCAGCCATTGAAAAAATTGATACAAAAATTTGAAATTCGAACGGAGTGCTTTAGCTGGCATTTATTTCGAGTTTTGAAAACATTAGTACTCGTTGCTTTAGGTAAAATTATTACCAGAGCACCCGGCGTTGGAGCCTCTGTTTATATGATGCATTCCATGTTACGAAATTGGAATAGTGATATTTTAATCAATGGCGGATTATTAAAACTAGGGCTGGATATCCAAGATTTGTGGCTTTTGTTTTTGTCGTCCTTGGTGTTTTTGACTGTCAGCTTACTTCAGGAATCAGGAGTACAAATTCGCCAAGCATTATCTAAGCAGAATATATTGTTCCGCTGGTTCATTTATTTGGCGGCAATTTTCTCGTTAATTATGTTTGGCGTATATGGCTTGAATTATAACGCCTCCGACTTTATTTATAGGGGGTTTTAA
- a CDS encoding superoxide dismutase encodes MENDKYPYVNLPLPYAYDALEPFIDAQTMEIHHDKYLQNYINNLNNTIKDYPELQQLTLEELIRNAVYLLDPLRIPIQNNGGGVYNHRIYFNGLQPPTGVRPQGRLIDMIEAQFGSLDNFLIVFKTEALKIFGSGYTWLVFDNGKLRIITMPNQNSPLLLNYCPIIALDVWEHAYFLKHYYMRGAYIDDWMQVINWDVANQNYMECLSNFNKEDVITDVNE; translated from the coding sequence ATGGAAAATGATAAGTACCCATATGTAAACTTACCACTGCCCTATGCATATGATGCTTTGGAGCCTTTTATTGATGCACAAACTATGGAAATACACCATGACAAGTATTTGCAAAACTATATTAATAATCTAAATAATACGATTAAAGATTATCCTGAGTTACAGCAGTTAACCCTAGAGGAATTGATCAGAAATGCTGTTTATTTATTGGATCCTTTACGGATACCCATACAGAATAACGGTGGGGGAGTATATAATCATCGTATTTATTTTAATGGATTGCAGCCACCAACAGGAGTGCGCCCTCAGGGCAGACTGATTGACATGATTGAGGCGCAATTTGGAAGCTTGGACAATTTTTTAATTGTTTTTAAGACAGAGGCTTTGAAAATATTTGGTTCTGGCTATACTTGGCTGGTTTTTGACAATGGAAAATTAAGAATTATTACAATGCCCAATCAAAACAGCCCTCTTTTATTAAACTATTGTCCCATTATTGCTTTGGATGTTTGGGAACATGCATATTTTTTAAAGCACTATTATATGAGAGGTGCTTATATTGATGATTGGATGCAGGTTATTAACTGGGATGTAGCCAATCAAAATTATATGGAGTGCCTTAGCAATTTCAACAAAGAGGATGTCATTACTGATGTAAATGAGTAA
- the asnB gene encoding asparagine synthase (glutamine-hydrolyzing), translated as MCGIAGFFNPKKDYLEQKAYYSKILEDMYTVQRHRGPDDCGAFLTSNAGFAHARLSIIDLKTGHQPITRTMSGETWAIVYNGELYNTDELRENLLSKGWTFDTDSDTEVILVSYMEYGADFVKQLNGIFAFAIYDPIKNMMLLYRDRSGIKPLFYSIFDHEVVFSSEIKGIFAYPGIEPKVDKEGLNEVFSIGPAKTYGKGVFKGIDELLPGYYMMFSPSGVHSNCYWKLESHVHEDDYATTVEKTKELLIDSIKRQMVSHVPICTFLSGGVDSSLVSAVCAAELAKKGEQLNTFSFDFVGNEKYFKASSFQPSQDRPFVDIMVKHLNSNHRYLECSIQDQTNCLKDSVDARDLPAMADIDSSILYFCSKVKQYNKVALTGECADEIFGGYPWFHKKECFEANTFPWTMDLEARKVLLKDDFIEYLDMDDYVAKTYAKSVSETPKLAEDTPQEARRREIAYLNQKWFMQTLLDRMDRTSMYSGLEARVPFADHRLIEYVWNVPWEMKTRNDVVKSLLRECGIGLIPDDVLFRRKSPYPKIYDKNYETLLASMVTEIMEDSSSPVLQFLDRKKVETFLKSPSDYGKPWYGQLMAGPQMLAYVVQINYWMQKWNIKVV; from the coding sequence ATGTGCGGCATTGCCGGATTTTTCAATCCCAAAAAAGATTATCTGGAACAAAAAGCCTATTACTCAAAAATTTTAGAAGACATGTATACCGTTCAACGTCATAGAGGCCCTGATGACTGTGGAGCTTTTTTAACTTCAAATGCCGGCTTTGCTCATGCAAGGCTTTCTATCATTGACTTAAAAACCGGACATCAGCCGATTACAAGAACCATGAGCGGTGAAACTTGGGCCATTGTTTACAATGGTGAACTTTATAATACCGACGAGTTACGGGAAAACCTTTTGTCAAAGGGTTGGACGTTTGATACTGATTCGGATACAGAGGTTATATTAGTGAGTTATATGGAGTATGGAGCGGATTTTGTAAAACAACTGAACGGCATTTTTGCCTTTGCCATCTACGACCCCATAAAAAATATGATGCTGCTTTATCGTGATCGATCCGGCATAAAACCTCTCTTTTATTCCATTTTTGATCATGAAGTTGTGTTCTCATCTGAAATCAAGGGTATTTTTGCCTATCCAGGCATTGAGCCCAAGGTAGATAAAGAAGGACTTAACGAGGTTTTCAGCATTGGACCGGCAAAAACCTATGGCAAAGGCGTGTTTAAAGGAATTGACGAGCTCCTACCGGGTTATTACATGATGTTCTCCCCTTCAGGAGTTCATTCAAATTGTTATTGGAAGCTGGAAAGCCACGTCCATGAAGATGATTATGCAACAACCGTAGAAAAAACAAAGGAATTGCTCATTGATTCCATCAAACGGCAAATGGTATCCCATGTACCTATCTGTACCTTTTTGTCCGGCGGTGTAGATAGCAGTTTGGTTTCCGCTGTCTGTGCTGCAGAGCTAGCCAAAAAAGGAGAGCAGTTAAACACTTTTTCTTTTGATTTTGTAGGAAATGAGAAATATTTTAAAGCTTCCTCCTTTCAGCCTTCTCAAGATAGGCCTTTCGTGGATATTATGGTGAAGCACCTAAATAGCAACCATCGCTACTTGGAATGCAGTATTCAAGATCAAACCAATTGCTTGAAGGATTCTGTGGATGCCAGAGATTTACCGGCCATGGCAGATATTGATTCCTCCATTTTATATTTTTGTTCCAAAGTAAAGCAGTATAATAAAGTAGCATTAACAGGAGAATGTGCTGACGAAATTTTTGGCGGTTATCCTTGGTTCCATAAAAAAGAATGCTTTGAAGCAAACACCTTCCCCTGGACAATGGATTTAGAAGCAAGAAAGGTTTTGTTAAAGGACGATTTCATTGAATATCTTGATATGGATGATTATGTAGCAAAGACATATGCAAAATCCGTCAGCGAGACACCCAAATTAGCAGAGGATACTCCCCAAGAAGCCCGCAGAAGAGAAATTGCATACCTAAATCAGAAATGGTTTATGCAAACCCTATTAGACCGTATGGATCGAACCAGTATGTACAGCGGATTAGAAGCAAGGGTTCCTTTTGCAGACCATAGGCTTATTGAATATGTGTGGAATGTACCATGGGAAATGAAAACAAGAAATGATGTGGTAAAATCATTATTAAGAGAATGCGGCATCGGGTTAATTCCCGACGATGTTTTATTCCGGAGAAAGTCCCCTTACCCCAAAATTTATGACAAAAATTATGAAACCTTGCTGGCTTCTATGGTTACGGAAATTATGGAGGATTCTTCTTCTCCCGTGCTACAGTTTTTAGACCGAAAAAAAGTGGAAACCTTCCTAAAAAGCCCATCCGATTACGGAAAGCCTTGGTACGGTCAGCTCATGGCAGGACCGCAAATGCTGGCTTATGTGGTTCAAATTAATTATTGGATGCAGAAATGGAATATTAAAGTTGTATAA